The genomic segment GGCGGACCCAGACGGTTTAGGGCGTGAAGAACGTCCCGGCGATATAGCGGACTTCGGAGTCAGGGTCGCCGGGCTTCTCGTTGTTCATCCAATAGACAACCAGGACGCGGCCGCCTTCCAACTCGACCACACTCGGATAGCCCAGATCGCCGTTGCCGCCATCGTCGCGAAGGATTACCGTTTTGTCGACGTCCCAGGTCTTGCCGCCGTCGCGGCTGTCGGTGGCGCGCAATCCGAACGGCGCACGGCGATGTCCATAGGTACAGAGAATGCGGCCGTCCTTGAGTTCGAGCAGGTGGGCGGGATGGCCCCACATTTTGGTTGCGGCGGCGGGAGTCCAGGTGCGGCCGTTATCGGTAGAGTTGCTCTGGTAGAGATAACCGCCGGTGCGGATCATGGCGATCATGCCGCCATCGCGTTTGCGGAGGACGAAGGGCTCGTCGAAGGGGAGTTCGCGGTTGGGGTCGCGGCCGATGAGCGATGCTTCGCCCCAGGTTGCGCCTTTGTCGCGGGAACAGATGAGCCACGCGGAGGTAGGCTGCCGTTGCGATGCCCAGCCGTAGACGGGCAAGATGAGTTCGCCGCCAGGCAGTTCTGTCACGGGGACGCGCGCGGCGAGTTTGGGC from the Candidatus Hydrogenedentota bacterium genome contains:
- a CDS encoding exo-alpha-sialidase is translated as PKLAARVPVTELPGGELILPVYGWASQRQPTSAWLICSRDKGATWGEASLIGRDPNRELPFDEPFVLRKRDGGMIAMIRTGGYLYQSNSTDNGRTWTPAAATKMWGHPAHLLELKDGRILCTYGHRRAPFGLRATDSRDGGKTWDVDKTVILRDDGGNGDLGYPSVVELEGGRVLVVYWMNNEKPGDPDSEVRYIAGTFFTP